CGGGGAAGTACTAAGAATTGTGAAAATGAGAAAGGGTGTGTAAAAGTTCTTAAGCTTGCTGAACCTTTAGTTATCGTTCAGGTTTTCGACGGGCTGAGACTGGCATACCACTAAAAGCTTAACCCTATCCTTATTGCATTACTTACCTTGCCGTTGTTATTAAACGATGTGCCATACATTACCCTTAAGCCCGTATTGGTTTGCAGGCCAAAACCCAGTTCGGTGTAGTTTTTAAGGGTGGGGGTGTACAGGTAATTTATATCAACTATCTCCTGCAGTTTAAGCTTGCGTATTAAGGGTATCTTATTGGTTATAAAACCCGAAAAGTTATGCTCCAGGTGGCCCTCCAGGTACTTGTCTCCTGTACTGTAATTATAATAATCTAACAGCAGGAATTTATTGATACCGCTTTGATAGAATACAGCTTCGTTACCTGCAAAATGGCGATAATCGGTATAAAACAAACTGTTGGTATTTAAAAATTTACCCGCGCTTACATAAAACGATGTTTTGCCGTACATGCCTAAAGAGATATCTGATTTTTGTATATCAGCCGATAATAAGGTATAGTCCACGTCCGACCCTAATACGTTTTTAAAGCCCTTTACCAGGTTTAAACCAATGGTTGGGTATTTAGATGGCAGATAGCGCCTGCCATTAGGATAGGTTTCGTATTTATCGCTAAAATCGTAGCTGGTGCGCAGCCCTATTTTAAAGGATTGGTTTTGCGGAAATACCGCTATATCCTGGTCGGGTATAAAAGGGTTGTTTGATGTAAATTCGTGCCCTTTTGGATGAAATAAGCTATAATCGGCGGTATTGGGCAACCATTTTCGGTCGGCCCACTCGGCATAGCCACTGGCCAGCCATCCGCCGTTAATACGGGTTGATGCACTAAACAAAGCATATTTTTTTTGATATAGCTTCTCAAAGTTTTGCCTGTTTAACAAAGTGTGAGCAGTGTTCATAAACCGGGAGATAGGTTGGAGATCATTCATATCCAACACATCCGATCCGCCTGTTACATTTAGCATAAATGGTCCCGCCGGGAAGGACACACCACCACTGCCGTAAAATAGTTTGTTAGAAAAACCATAGCCAGCCTTGCCATAAACAGACAAGTATTTATTGTTTACACTATCTATTTGTTTGGTAAACGAGCCGCCATAATCAAGCGCCAAACCCTGTACCGTATTGTAAAATACCGAACCTAAAATGGAATTAAAATTATAGTATTCATGGTCGTAGCGGTTGCGGTGGTGGTAACCTTCTAACAGTACTTTCAGCGGGTCTATCTTATTGTTTTCCCTGTCCAGCGAGTCAAGGTAGGGCTTCGACTCGCGTTTGGCGGCCAGTATAGCTTTCTTTTTATAGTCGGTTTTTTCTTCGGGAGTTAGGGGTATGGGGCGTTGCTGTTCCCAAAAGACGGAGTCCTTTTTATTAACCCCTTTGGTAATGCGTAGCACCTCGGCAAATTGCTTTTTATCCAATTGGGGATTAATGTCATAATCTTTGTAAAGTGATATAAAATATCCCCCTATGCGGAAGCCGAACAGGCCCCCGGTAAAATCGAATTTAATAGAAGCGGGCATCCAAACCTTGCCGTTTACGGGGAAGAATTCTTCATTCACCTTAAGCGTATCCACAAAATTAAGATTGGCCTTTTTGGTGATGTACAGGCCCAGGCCCTGCAGGCGCCAGCTATCTTCTAAAATATAAATGTAGCCGCTAAAGCAAGGGTCGTGGTCGCGGCGGGGTATTACTTGTATCTTGTTAATAGTTTCGCCGTTTTCGATAGTAGTGCCTGCGTATTTATAGCGGTAATAAAACAAGGCGTTATCTGCAATGGGCGATACCAGCGGGCGGTTGCTCAGGCCTTCCCAGTCTTGAAGGTTCTCGTAAAAGTTCACCCTTAAGTCCGATGCTCGATTGTAACTAAATGCCCTGTTACTGCCCGACACCTTGGAGGATATCAATTCCTCGTGAATGTTATCCGGCTTCATAAAGCTCAGCTTTGATTGCGACTCTGAAAGGTATACGATACCTGTACGGTTTGAGTCGAGGCCGGCTTCGCGGGTAGCCTTTTGCACATCAAACATTAAAAACTTTTTGGGTGCCGCAAGTAATTTTTGCAAGCCTTTTATATAAACCTCGCAGGTGTAGGCATTTACTTCGTTTAAATAAGTTTTACGCTTTTTTATGGCTTTGCGAATGATGGCATAGGCAGGATCTTCGGCACCCGCACGTATAACTACCTCGTTAAGCTGGTAATCTTCATTTTTTAGGGTGATGTTAACGCTTTGGTTCGATTTAAGATCGATATTGCGGCTTTGCTGGCCATAGCCAATTGCTTTAAACTGTACCTGGTATTGCCCGCTTTTTAGGTTGATGCTGTACTCGCCATCGCTATTGGCTGATGTACCTTTGGTTGTGTTTTTAACGTACACGGTTGCAAAGGGTATAGCACTGCCTTTTTCGTCGGTTAT
This portion of the Inquilinus sp. KBS0705 genome encodes:
- a CDS encoding carboxypeptidase-like regulatory domain-containing protein, with the translated sequence MKPTLFLAFLLAVTHTLFAQDVTLSGKITDEKGSAIPFATVYVKNTTKGTSANSDGEYSINLKSGQYQVQFKAIGYGQQSRNIDLKSNQSVNITLKNEDYQLNEVVIRAGAEDPAYAIIRKAIKKRKTYLNEVNAYTCEVYIKGLQKLLAAPKKFLMFDVQKATREAGLDSNRTGIVYLSESQSKLSFMKPDNIHEELISSKVSGSNRAFSYNRASDLRVNFYENLQDWEGLSNRPLVSPIADNALFYYRYKYAGTTIENGETINKIQVIPRRDHDPCFSGYIYILEDSWRLQGLGLYITKKANLNFVDTLKVNEEFFPVNGKVWMPASIKFDFTGGLFGFRIGGYFISLYKDYDINPQLDKKQFAEVLRITKGVNKKDSVFWEQQRPIPLTPEEKTDYKKKAILAAKRESKPYLDSLDRENNKIDPLKVLLEGYHHRNRYDHEYYNFNSILGSVFYNTVQGLALDYGGSFTKQIDSVNNKYLSVYGKAGYGFSNKLFYGSGGVSFPAGPFMLNVTGGSDVLDMNDLQPISRFMNTAHTLLNRQNFEKLYQKKYALFSASTRINGGWLASGYAEWADRKWLPNTADYSLFHPKGHEFTSNNPFIPDQDIAVFPQNQSFKIGLRTSYDFSDKYETYPNGRRYLPSKYPTIGLNLVKGFKNVLGSDVDYTLLSADIQKSDISLGMYGKTSFYVSAGKFLNTNSLFYTDYRHFAGNEAVFYQSGINKFLLLDYYNYSTGDKYLEGHLEHNFSGFITNKIPLIRKLKLQEIVDINYLYTPTLKNYTELGFGLQTNTGLRVMYGTSFNNNGKVSNAIRIGLSF